One stretch of Methylococcus capsulatus DNA includes these proteins:
- the moaD gene encoding molybdopterin converting factor subunit 1 — protein sequence MTIRVRYFAGLREQMGRAEEQLAFEDLASVADVWKAICQGKPLPENVLCAVNMEYAGADTPVKDGDEVAFFPPVTGG from the coding sequence ATGACGATCCGTGTCCGATATTTTGCCGGCCTGAGGGAACAGATGGGCCGCGCCGAAGAACAACTCGCCTTCGAAGATCTCGCCAGCGTCGCCGATGTCTGGAAGGCCATCTGCCAGGGCAAACCCCTGCCCGAAAATGTGCTGTGCGCAGTGAACATGGAATACGCCGGCGCCGACACACCGGTGAAAGACGGCGACGAAGTAGCCTTTTTCCCGCCGGTCACCGGAGGCTGA
- a CDS encoding molybdenum cofactor biosynthesis protein MoaE, which produces MLIEVRHNAFDPLAELSRYQETHVPATHVGALAIFVGTMRDYNEGSSVRKMTLEHYPGMTERQLQYIVDEARSLWPFDDALVIHRVGELFPADPIVLVAVWSSHRGTAFDACRHILEALKHRAPFWKKESLEQGGRWVQTNTDGYPPPPGP; this is translated from the coding sequence ATGCTGATCGAAGTCCGCCATAACGCTTTCGATCCTCTCGCCGAACTTTCCCGCTATCAGGAAACGCACGTCCCCGCCACGCATGTCGGCGCGCTCGCGATCTTCGTCGGCACCATGCGCGACTATAACGAAGGCTCATCGGTCCGAAAGATGACGCTCGAGCACTATCCCGGCATGACCGAACGTCAGCTGCAGTACATCGTCGACGAGGCCCGCAGTCTCTGGCCGTTCGACGATGCCCTCGTGATTCACCGCGTCGGCGAACTGTTCCCCGCCGACCCGATCGTGCTGGTTGCCGTCTGGTCGTCCCACCGTGGAACCGCCTTCGACGCCTGCCGCCATATTCTGGAAGCGCTCAAGCACCGGGCCCCGTTCTGGAAAAAAGAGAGCCTGGAGCAAGGCGGTCGCTGGGTACAAACGAATACCGACGGGTACCCTCCACCTCCTGGCCCCTGA
- a CDS encoding DUF2288 domain-containing protein translates to MADDQTSIYAKLNLDAGKITWQEMQPHFARGAVVWVAAGLDLIEVGTVMAADETRTLSRWLRDGEVGRATDTEARDWNERRPLFWAVVVAPWVLVQEIPPSTGMYEPSKSSAPE, encoded by the coding sequence ATGGCAGACGACCAAACTTCGATTTACGCGAAATTGAACCTGGACGCCGGCAAAATCACCTGGCAAGAAATGCAACCCCACTTCGCCCGGGGAGCCGTCGTCTGGGTCGCCGCCGGCCTGGATCTCATCGAGGTCGGCACAGTCATGGCCGCCGACGAGACGCGAACCCTGTCCCGCTGGCTTCGCGACGGGGAGGTAGGACGGGCGACCGATACCGAAGCCCGTGACTGGAATGAGCGCCGACCGCTGTTCTGGGCCGTGGTCGTTGCTCCTTGGGTCCTGGTACAGGAAATTCCGCCGTCCACCGGGATGTACGAGCCATCGAAGTCGTCAGCGCCAGAATGA
- a CDS encoding bestrophin family ion channel has protein sequence MISYNPKSWWGLIFKFHKSDTFRRLLPAMLSVALFSAGIAYADRHLLPNQLKGTTALHALLGFVISMLLVFRTNTAYERWWEGRRLWGSLTNASRNLALKLDAFLPDDHPSRPRLAELIGAYADSLK, from the coding sequence ATGATCAGCTACAACCCCAAATCCTGGTGGGGACTGATCTTCAAGTTCCACAAAAGCGACACGTTCCGGCGCCTGCTGCCGGCCATGCTCTCCGTGGCCCTGTTTTCCGCCGGCATCGCTTATGCGGACCGGCATCTCCTCCCGAATCAGCTAAAGGGCACCACCGCGCTGCATGCCCTGCTGGGCTTCGTCATTTCGATGCTGCTGGTATTCCGCACCAACACCGCCTACGAACGCTGGTGGGAAGGCCGACGGCTGTGGGGCAGCCTGACCAACGCTTCGCGCAATCTGGCGCTCAAGCTGGATGCCTTTCTGCCGGATGACCATCCTTCCCGACCACGGCTCGCCGAACTCATCGGCGCCTATGCGGACAGCCTGAAATGA
- a CDS encoding bestrophin family ion channel, translated as MATTTEHRPNRIAAQLLMETARLNDKGELSGHQLLCLNPELSAFAEICGGCERIQKTPIPYSYSLFLKKFIFLYIVSMPFCFVPEFHYWTALITTLVFYVLASLELIAEEIENPFGDDANDLPTDEIAANIRLRVRELLLRGELRQ; from the coding sequence GTGGCCACCACGACCGAGCACCGGCCCAACCGCATCGCCGCCCAACTGCTCATGGAGACGGCCCGCCTGAACGACAAAGGCGAACTCTCCGGCCATCAGCTGCTCTGCCTCAATCCCGAACTGAGCGCGTTCGCCGAAATCTGCGGCGGCTGCGAACGGATCCAGAAGACGCCCATCCCATATTCCTACAGCCTGTTCCTGAAGAAATTCATCTTTCTCTACATCGTCTCCATGCCTTTTTGCTTCGTGCCGGAGTTCCACTATTGGACCGCGCTGATCACGACCCTGGTTTTCTATGTGCTAGCCAGCCTCGAACTGATCGCCGAGGAAATCGAAAATCCATTCGGCGACGACGCGAACGATCTTCCTACCGACGAGATCGCAGCGAACATCCGCCTGAGGGTGCGCGAACTTCTGCTTCGTGGCGAACTCCGACAGTGA
- a CDS encoding dodecin produces the protein MPDHVYKVIEIVGSSTVGTDDAIRTAIAKAGKTLRHMNWFEVVETRGHIVDGEVAHFQVTLKVGFRIED, from the coding sequence ATGCCCGATCACGTCTACAAGGTCATCGAAATCGTCGGTTCGTCCACCGTCGGCACGGACGATGCGATCCGCACCGCCATAGCCAAGGCCGGAAAAACCCTCCGCCACATGAACTGGTTCGAAGTCGTCGAAACCCGCGGACACATCGTCGACGGTGAGGTCGCCCATTTTCAGGTCACACTGAAGGTCGGCTTTCGAATCGAAGACTGA
- a CDS encoding disulfide bond formation protein B has product MTLPSARACFFLGFLFCAALLAAALYFQFSGGLEPCPLCISQRIMVLAVALVFLVAVLHHPGPAGIRAYALLGTAAAFGGASISGRHVWLLHLPPEEVPECGPGLSYMFRNFPLGDTLKAMLSGTGDCAKLDWTFLGLSMPAWVLLCFLGLGAFSLLQWWNTQR; this is encoded by the coding sequence ATGACCTTGCCCAGCGCCCGCGCCTGTTTCTTCCTCGGTTTCCTGTTCTGCGCCGCCTTGTTGGCGGCGGCACTTTACTTCCAGTTCTCCGGCGGGCTCGAGCCCTGCCCCTTGTGTATCTCGCAGCGCATCATGGTGCTGGCGGTGGCCCTGGTTTTCCTGGTCGCGGTGCTCCACCATCCCGGCCCAGCCGGCATCCGGGCTTACGCCCTGCTGGGTACCGCCGCGGCTTTCGGGGGCGCTTCCATTTCCGGCCGCCACGTCTGGCTGCTGCACCTGCCGCCGGAAGAGGTCCCCGAATGCGGGCCCGGCCTGAGCTACATGTTCCGGAATTTCCCGCTCGGCGACACCCTCAAGGCGATGCTGAGCGGTACCGGCGATTGCGCCAAGCTGGACTGGACCTTTCTCGGGCTGAGCATGCCCGCCTGGGTACTGCTCTGCTTCCTGGGCCTTGGCGCCTTCAGCCTTCTGCAATGGTGGAACACCCAACGCTGA
- the hemC gene encoding hydroxymethylbilane synthase yields MASHLLRIATRKSPLALWQAEHVAARLRAAHPGLQVELVGMTTRGDKLLDAPLAKVGGKGLFVKELEQGMLEGRADIAVHSMKDVPVEFPEGLHLAAILEREDPRDALISHRYRNFAELPDNARIGTSSLRRQCQIKSRLPGCTLYDLRGNINTRLARLDAGEFDAIVLAAAGLKRLGFQERIAETLTPEHSLPAIGQGAIGVECRSTDARTNALLEPLHHPPTAWCVLAERAMNRRLDGGCQVPIAGFAQLDGDTLRLRGLVGNPDGSGIIRAEASAHPSAFEALGEQVAEQLLGQGADEILRRIYAAP; encoded by the coding sequence GTGGCCAGTCACCTCCTACGCATAGCGACCCGCAAGAGCCCGCTGGCTTTGTGGCAGGCGGAACATGTCGCAGCCCGTCTTCGGGCTGCCCATCCCGGCCTTCAGGTCGAACTGGTCGGGATGACCACCCGGGGCGACAAACTGCTCGATGCCCCTCTTGCGAAAGTGGGCGGCAAGGGATTGTTCGTGAAAGAGCTGGAACAGGGCATGCTCGAGGGTAGGGCCGACATCGCCGTTCACTCCATGAAGGATGTGCCGGTCGAATTCCCCGAAGGACTGCATCTCGCCGCCATACTGGAACGCGAAGACCCGCGCGATGCCCTGATCTCCCACCGTTACCGGAACTTTGCGGAACTTCCGGACAACGCCCGCATCGGCACATCCAGCCTGCGGCGCCAGTGCCAGATCAAATCCCGCCTCCCCGGCTGCACGCTGTACGATCTGCGCGGCAACATCAACACCCGGCTCGCCAGACTGGACGCGGGTGAGTTCGACGCCATCGTGCTCGCCGCCGCCGGACTGAAACGGCTCGGCTTCCAGGAACGTATCGCCGAAACGCTGACACCGGAACACAGCCTCCCGGCCATCGGTCAAGGTGCGATCGGCGTGGAATGCCGGAGCACCGATGCCCGGACCAACGCCCTGCTGGAGCCGCTACACCACCCGCCCACGGCGTGGTGCGTCCTGGCCGAGCGCGCCATGAACCGGCGTCTCGACGGCGGCTGCCAGGTTCCGATCGCCGGCTTCGCCCAGCTCGACGGCGACACCCTGCGCCTGCGAGGGCTGGTCGGCAACCCGGATGGCTCGGGCATCATCCGCGCCGAAGCCAGTGCTCACCCATCTGCCTTCGAAGCGCTGGGAGAGCAGGTCGCGGAGCAGCTGCTCGGCCAGGGCGCCGATGAGATACTCCGGCGCATTTACGCCGCCCCCTGA
- the hemDX gene encoding fused uroporphyrinogen-III synthase HemD/membrane protein HemX has protein sequence MSRSLSGMRVLITRPKDQAEPLCKLVEAAGGSVIRFPLLEIEPSARAEEGAALLRQASDWDWWIFVSANAVNQARALGVLRPDGARPRIAAIGKATADALVEGGITVDLVPGSQANSEGLLETPAMQDVAGRRILIVRGEGGRETLKERLVERGALVQYAELYRRVPVHTGAEALIDSLRTAGLDILTATSGEAIEHLYRLIPPEERPRLLETPLVVISERLKNQAGTLGFRHVMVADTASDAAVLEALKDAAAHRASLRTAPNDGDKPLAEERKQMTEAPQPQASGETPRDPHGNAAPAPAHPPRRSRVVAWLGYSMLAAILLLATAGFFLIQELRSKQEGLGGELNKGDLHLLELSRQVSSLQTQLATLHSQFATLQSQLGTEDSKLERLLGEQSASFSQKLEDTRKELAQAIQAIQRQLNRTHADVLIADAEYLLSIANQKLHLSGDVKSVLEAMQAADQRLHDSGDPSVFKVREVLAEEINRLEDFQPPDVVGLSARLLAIEAKTRELPLFLPHPDMSKEPRETPKPKSPEPETGNAVGSTLEQLKGLVTVRRSDRPVHAVLTPQEAAGLREILLLKLEMTRTALLRGDDALFHSNLESASDWLNENFDHESAAFKDISADLRAMTGVRLNASFPDIGGSLALLRNIEKLRLETDAIAPASTAAPATPSGSEAPGGQP, from the coding sequence ATGTCTCGCTCCCTGTCGGGGATGCGCGTCCTCATCACGCGTCCGAAGGATCAGGCCGAACCGCTGTGCAAGCTGGTCGAAGCGGCTGGCGGCAGCGTGATCCGTTTCCCTCTGCTCGAGATCGAGCCAAGCGCGCGGGCGGAGGAGGGAGCGGCTCTCCTACGCCAAGCGTCGGACTGGGACTGGTGGATCTTCGTCAGCGCCAATGCAGTGAACCAGGCCAGGGCGCTGGGGGTGCTTCGACCGGACGGTGCCAGACCGCGCATCGCCGCCATTGGCAAAGCCACGGCCGATGCGTTGGTCGAGGGTGGGATCACTGTGGACCTCGTTCCGGGATCACAGGCCAATTCGGAAGGGCTGCTGGAGACCCCCGCGATGCAGGATGTTGCGGGCCGGCGGATCCTCATCGTGCGCGGCGAAGGGGGGCGGGAAACGCTCAAGGAGCGGCTTGTCGAACGTGGAGCCCTGGTCCAGTATGCCGAGCTGTATCGGCGGGTGCCGGTGCACACGGGCGCCGAAGCACTGATCGACAGCCTGCGGACGGCCGGGCTCGACATTCTCACCGCTACCAGCGGCGAAGCCATCGAGCATCTGTACCGCCTGATTCCTCCGGAGGAGCGGCCGCGCCTGCTCGAGACGCCGCTGGTTGTCATCAGCGAACGATTGAAGAACCAAGCCGGAACGCTGGGTTTCCGGCACGTGATGGTCGCCGACACCGCGTCGGACGCCGCTGTGCTAGAAGCCCTGAAGGATGCCGCCGCCCATCGGGCATCCTTGCGAACCGCGCCCAACGACGGGGATAAGCCATTGGCCGAGGAACGAAAACAAATGACCGAAGCGCCGCAACCACAGGCATCCGGGGAAACCCCACGAGACCCGCACGGCAACGCCGCCCCCGCTCCGGCGCATCCGCCGCGCCGATCGAGAGTTGTCGCCTGGCTGGGTTACTCGATGCTCGCGGCCATCCTGCTGCTGGCCACCGCCGGATTTTTTCTGATCCAGGAATTGCGCTCCAAACAGGAAGGTCTGGGCGGCGAGCTCAACAAAGGCGATCTGCACTTGCTGGAGCTCAGCCGCCAGGTGAGCAGCCTGCAGACCCAGCTTGCCACTCTGCATTCCCAGTTCGCCACCCTGCAGTCCCAGCTCGGCACGGAAGACAGCAAGCTGGAGCGCCTGCTCGGCGAGCAATCCGCCAGTTTCAGTCAGAAACTCGAGGACACGCGCAAAGAACTGGCGCAGGCCATCCAGGCCATCCAGCGCCAGCTCAACCGGACCCACGCCGACGTGCTGATCGCAGATGCCGAATATCTTTTGAGCATCGCCAACCAGAAACTGCACCTGAGCGGCGACGTGAAATCCGTGCTCGAGGCCATGCAGGCCGCGGACCAAAGGCTCCACGACAGCGGCGACCCGAGTGTATTCAAGGTGCGGGAAGTGCTGGCGGAAGAAATCAACCGGCTCGAGGACTTTCAGCCGCCCGACGTAGTCGGGCTGTCGGCCAGGCTGCTGGCGATCGAGGCCAAGACGCGGGAGCTACCGCTGTTCCTGCCGCATCCCGACATGTCCAAAGAACCGCGGGAAACGCCCAAGCCGAAATCACCGGAACCCGAAACCGGCAATGCCGTCGGATCCACCCTCGAGCAGCTCAAGGGACTGGTCACCGTGCGACGCAGCGATCGCCCTGTGCATGCCGTCCTGACTCCGCAGGAAGCCGCCGGCCTTCGGGAAATCCTACTGCTCAAACTGGAGATGACCCGCACCGCCCTGTTACGCGGCGACGATGCGCTGTTCCACAGCAATCTGGAATCCGCAAGCGACTGGTTGAACGAAAACTTCGACCACGAATCCGCCGCCTTCAAGGACATCTCGGCAGACCTCCGGGCCATGACCGGCGTCCGGCTCAACGCATCCTTCCCCGACATCGGGGGGTCGCTCGCTTTGCTCCGCAACATCGAAAAACTGCGGCTCGAAACCGATGCCATCGCGCCGGCAAGCACGGCCGCGCCTGCCACGCCGTCTGGCAGTGAAGCGCCGGGAGGCCAACCGTGA
- a CDS encoding heme biosynthesis HemY N-terminal domain-containing protein, with the protein MKRLAIAAAILAFVAGAVYYAYHHFLVQGDPGYVIIGYGPWTLESSLVILAGALTLAFILFYAIIRLVIHALRLPKILRQRGGLRRSRQSQEALITGLIESAEGNWEKAEKTLIRHAADSGVPLINYLTAARAAHSRGAAEQRDEYLKLAHEAVPEAEIAIGLTRAELQLSDKQFDQALESLSQLNRIAPTHAAVLRLLHQVYAQMEDWEGLRNLIPSLHTNKVMMEAEIKLLETETYSALLKQHAETRDATRLKTLWENIPAHIRKAAGIETLYFAAMIDAGAGPEIEPAVRASLDREWNQTVVVLYGCIQMPDPGQQLARAEQWLVRHGNDAVLLRVLGKLAARARRIEPALRYLDQSLALEPSVEACQLMGDLLLERNETAAACACFRRGLLLASNEVIAQIDQNPRGGSEPTGFDTETAD; encoded by the coding sequence GTGAAAAGACTCGCCATTGCGGCCGCGATCCTGGCGTTCGTCGCCGGAGCGGTGTATTACGCCTATCACCATTTCTTGGTCCAGGGCGATCCCGGCTATGTCATCATCGGCTATGGCCCCTGGACGCTGGAGTCTTCGCTAGTCATCCTCGCCGGCGCGCTCACGCTGGCCTTCATCCTGTTCTATGCCATCATCCGCCTGGTTATCCATGCCCTGCGGCTACCCAAGATACTGCGGCAGCGTGGGGGCCTGAGGCGCAGCCGGCAATCACAGGAAGCGCTCATCACGGGCCTGATCGAATCCGCCGAAGGCAACTGGGAAAAAGCCGAAAAGACCCTCATCCGCCACGCGGCCGACAGCGGCGTTCCCCTGATCAACTACCTGACTGCGGCCCGGGCAGCGCACTCCCGCGGAGCCGCCGAGCAGCGCGACGAATATCTGAAACTGGCCCATGAAGCCGTACCTGAGGCGGAAATCGCCATCGGCCTCACCCGCGCCGAATTGCAGCTTTCCGACAAACAGTTCGACCAGGCGCTGGAATCGCTGTCGCAGCTCAACCGGATCGCCCCCACCCACGCGGCCGTTCTGAGACTGCTCCATCAGGTCTACGCCCAGATGGAAGACTGGGAGGGCTTGCGCAATCTCATCCCCAGCCTCCACACCAATAAGGTGATGATGGAAGCGGAGATCAAACTGCTGGAGACCGAAACCTACAGCGCCCTGCTGAAGCAGCACGCCGAAACCCGCGACGCCACGCGCCTGAAAACGCTTTGGGAAAACATCCCCGCCCATATCCGCAAGGCTGCCGGTATCGAAACGCTGTATTTCGCTGCCATGATTGATGCCGGAGCAGGGCCGGAAATCGAACCCGCCGTACGCGCGAGTCTGGACCGCGAATGGAATCAGACCGTCGTGGTCCTTTACGGCTGCATCCAGATGCCCGACCCCGGCCAGCAGCTCGCCCGGGCAGAGCAGTGGCTGGTCCGCCACGGCAACGACGCCGTGCTGCTACGGGTGCTCGGCAAGCTCGCGGCACGCGCGCGGCGGATCGAACCCGCCCTGCGCTATCTCGACCAGAGCCTGGCATTGGAACCGAGCGTGGAAGCCTGCCAGCTCATGGGAGACCTGCTTCTGGAACGGAACGAGACAGCGGCAGCCTGTGCCTGTTTCCGTCGCGGGCTGCTGCTCGCCTCAAACGAAGTCATCGCCCAGATCGACCAGAATCCCCGCGGCGGATCCGAACCCACCGGATTCGACACTGAAACGGCGGACTGA
- the ubiD gene encoding 4-hydroxy-3-polyprenylbenzoate decarboxylase: MTRNGAKYRDLRDFIGRLETEGELRRIGAPVDPHLEITEICDRTLKAEGPALLFEHPKGSSVPLLGNLFGTPRRVALGMGETSVGALREVGVLLASLKAPEPPKGMRDAFEKVPLYRQVLHMAPKEVRNAACQQEVLRGSDIDLGRYPIQTCWPGDAGPLITWPLVVTRGPYKARQNLGIYRQQVIGRNKTIMRWLAHRGGALDFRDWQEAKPGEPFPVAVALGADPATVLGAVTPVPDTLSEYGFAGLLRGARTEVTPCILSDLQVPASAEIVLEGFLYPGETAPEGPFGDHTGYYNEVESFPVFTIECITQRHAPIYHSTYTGRPPDEPAVLGVALNEVFVPILQKQFPEIVDFYLPPEGCSYRLAVVSMKKQYPGHAKRVMFGVWSFLRQFMYTKFVIVVDDDVDARDWKDVVWAMTTRMDPARDLTLIENTPIDYLDFASPVSGLGSKVGFDATNKWPGETSREWGRPITMDAAVRRRVDEIWDSLGIFVGSRG; this comes from the coding sequence ATGACCCGAAATGGTGCCAAATACCGGGATCTGAGGGATTTCATCGGCCGGCTCGAGACGGAAGGGGAACTGCGGCGCATCGGTGCCCCGGTGGACCCCCATCTCGAAATCACCGAAATCTGCGACCGGACATTGAAGGCGGAAGGTCCGGCTCTCTTGTTCGAACATCCCAAAGGTTCCTCCGTTCCCTTGCTCGGCAATCTGTTCGGCACCCCGCGGCGGGTGGCCCTGGGGATGGGGGAGACCTCGGTGGGCGCGTTGCGGGAGGTGGGCGTGCTGCTCGCCTCCCTCAAGGCGCCCGAACCTCCCAAGGGCATGCGGGATGCTTTCGAGAAGGTGCCGTTGTATCGCCAGGTGCTGCACATGGCGCCGAAGGAGGTCCGCAACGCGGCCTGCCAGCAGGAGGTACTGCGCGGCAGCGACATCGACCTCGGACGCTATCCGATCCAGACCTGTTGGCCGGGTGATGCCGGTCCGCTGATCACCTGGCCGCTGGTCGTCACCCGTGGGCCGTACAAGGCAAGGCAGAACCTGGGAATCTACCGCCAGCAGGTCATCGGCCGCAACAAGACCATCATGCGCTGGCTGGCCCACCGGGGCGGTGCCCTGGATTTCCGTGACTGGCAGGAGGCAAAGCCCGGCGAGCCTTTTCCGGTGGCCGTGGCCCTGGGTGCCGATCCGGCGACGGTGCTGGGGGCGGTCACGCCGGTGCCGGATACGCTGTCCGAGTACGGCTTCGCGGGCCTTTTGCGGGGTGCCAGGACAGAGGTCACCCCTTGCATCTTGAGCGATCTGCAGGTGCCGGCCAGCGCCGAGATCGTGCTGGAAGGGTTTCTGTATCCCGGCGAAACGGCGCCGGAAGGCCCTTTCGGCGACCACACCGGGTATTACAACGAGGTGGAGTCGTTTCCGGTCTTCACCATCGAATGCATCACTCAGCGGCATGCGCCGATTTACCACAGCACCTACACCGGCAGACCGCCGGACGAGCCGGCGGTGCTGGGCGTGGCGCTCAACGAGGTTTTCGTGCCCATCCTGCAAAAGCAGTTTCCCGAAATCGTGGATTTCTACCTGCCACCGGAAGGCTGTTCCTATCGCCTGGCCGTGGTCAGCATGAAAAAGCAGTACCCCGGCCACGCCAAGCGGGTGATGTTCGGCGTGTGGTCGTTCCTGCGGCAGTTCATGTATACCAAGTTCGTGATCGTGGTCGATGACGACGTCGACGCCAGGGACTGGAAGGACGTGGTCTGGGCGATGACGACGCGGATGGACCCGGCCCGTGATCTCACGCTGATCGAGAACACGCCGATCGACTATCTGGATTTCGCCTCGCCGGTGTCGGGCCTGGGTTCCAAGGTCGGCTTCGATGCCACCAACAAATGGCCGGGCGAAACCAGCCGGGAATGGGGACGGCCCATCACCATGGATGCGGCGGTGCGGCGCCGGGTGGATGAGATCTGGGATTCGCTGGGGATATTCGTCGGCAGCCGTGGCTGA
- a CDS encoding class I SAM-dependent methyltransferase has product MQLEHILRSYARYAPVYDHTFGWLLNFRGRSLAAHLTNRRPGRILEVGVGTGISLPFYRKEHQVHGIDISPHMLERARRRVHRKNLNHVVRLEIMDAREMAFPDDYFDAVVAAYVMSVVPEPQRVLREIERVCKPGGDVIIVNHFAADKKGTRRHFEAMLSPLSHKLGWRPDMPIDEILTHTSLHEVRRQTLPPMGLFTLLHLKKASPDTADPAKP; this is encoded by the coding sequence GTGCAACTGGAACACATCTTGAGGTCCTATGCGCGTTACGCGCCGGTTTACGACCACACCTTCGGCTGGCTCTTGAACTTCCGCGGACGCTCGCTCGCCGCGCACCTCACCAACCGCCGACCGGGCCGCATCCTGGAAGTGGGCGTAGGCACAGGTATCAGTCTGCCGTTCTACCGCAAGGAGCATCAGGTGCACGGCATCGACATCTCGCCCCACATGCTGGAACGCGCCCGCAGGCGAGTGCACCGAAAAAACCTCAATCACGTGGTCCGGCTGGAGATCATGGACGCGCGTGAGATGGCATTCCCCGACGATTACTTCGATGCCGTGGTGGCCGCCTACGTGATGTCGGTGGTGCCCGAACCACAGCGGGTGCTACGCGAAATCGAGCGGGTCTGCAAACCCGGCGGCGATGTCATCATCGTCAACCATTTTGCGGCCGACAAAAAAGGCACCCGCCGCCATTTCGAGGCCATGCTGTCGCCGCTGTCCCACAAGCTCGGCTGGCGTCCCGACATGCCCATCGACGAAATTCTCACTCATACCTCGCTGCATGAAGTGCGGCGGCAGACATTGCCACCGATGGGGCTGTTCACCCTGTTGCATCTCAAAAAAGCCTCTCCGGACACGGCCGATCCGGCGAAGCCTTGA
- the minC gene encoding septum site-determining protein MinC, whose protein sequence is MLNSSQAHDIPFEIRAGSFNLLVLKLTSDSAEAIAGLLAARVQQAPDFFRHAPVILDLHELAGRDHVPDFEALLEVLRKSGLTPVGVRGGNAEQNAAADAAGLALLSEGKHHDNHPAADHPLPAPETVRPPRQGTKIIDQPIRSGQRVYANDADLVVIAPVSPGAELMADGNIHVYGSLRGRAMAGVKGDLDARIFCRDLQAELIAIGGHYKISENLDGSVRGKPVQIMLRDNALIIQEL, encoded by the coding sequence ATGCTCAATTCATCGCAAGCCCACGATATCCCTTTCGAAATCCGTGCGGGCTCGTTCAACCTGCTTGTGCTCAAACTGACCAGCGACAGTGCGGAAGCCATTGCCGGCCTGCTCGCGGCCCGGGTACAGCAGGCCCCGGACTTCTTCCGGCATGCACCGGTCATTCTCGATCTGCACGAACTGGCCGGACGTGATCATGTCCCCGATTTTGAGGCACTGCTGGAAGTCCTTCGCAAGAGCGGCCTGACCCCAGTGGGCGTCCGCGGCGGCAATGCAGAACAGAACGCGGCGGCCGACGCCGCGGGGCTGGCCCTGTTGTCCGAAGGTAAGCATCACGACAACCATCCTGCGGCCGACCACCCTCTGCCCGCTCCGGAAACGGTTCGCCCCCCCCGGCAGGGCACCAAAATCATCGACCAGCCGATACGGTCGGGCCAGCGGGTCTACGCGAACGACGCCGATCTGGTCGTGATCGCCCCGGTAAGCCCGGGGGCGGAGCTGATGGCCGACGGCAACATCCATGTCTACGGCTCGCTCCGCGGGCGCGCCATGGCCGGCGTCAAGGGCGACCTCGACGCCCGCATCTTCTGCAGGGATCTCCAGGCCGAGCTGATCGCCATCGGCGGCCATTACAAGATCAGCGAGAACCTCGACGGCAGCGTGCGCGGCAAACCGGTACAGATCATGCTGCGCGACAATGCGCTGATCATCCAGGAATTATGA